A genomic window from Phocoena sinus isolate mPhoSin1 chromosome 20, mPhoSin1.pri, whole genome shotgun sequence includes:
- the ZNF207 gene encoding BUB3-interacting and GLEBS motif-containing protein ZNF207 isoform X8, giving the protein MQVHKETIDAVPNAIPGRTDIELEIYGMEGIPEKDMDERRRLLEQKTQAESQKKKQQEDSDEYDDDDSAASTSFQPQPVQPQQGYIPPMAQPGLPPVPGAPGMPPGIPPLMPGVPPLMPGMPPVMPGMPPGLHHQRKYTQSFCGENIMMPMGGMMPPGPGIPPLMPGMPPGMPPPVPRPGIPPMTQAQAVSAPGILNRPPAPTATVPAPQPPVTKPLFPSAGQMGTPVTSSSTASSNSESLSASSKALFPSAAQAQAAVQGPVGTDFKPLNSTPATTTEPPKPTFPAYTQSTASTTSTTNSTAAKPAASITSKPATLTTTSATSKLIHPDEDISLEERRAQLPKYQRNLPRPGQAPIGNPPVGPIGGMMPPQPGIPQQQGMRPPMPPHGQYGGHHQGMPGYLPGAMPPYGQGPPMVPPYQGGPPRPPMGMRPPVMSQGGRY; this is encoded by the exons ATGCAG GTGCATAAAGAGACAATAGATGCAGTACCAAATGCAATACCTGGGAGAACAGACATAGAGTTGGAAATATATGGTATGGAAGGTATTCCAGaaaaagacatggatgaaagaagaCGACTTCTTGAACAGAAAACACAAG CAGAGAGtcaaaaaaagaagcaacaagaGGATTCTGATGAATATGATGATGATGACTCTGCAGCTTCAACTTCATTTCAGCCACAGCCTGTTCAACCTCAACAAGGTTATATCCCCCCAATGGCACAACCAGGACTACCACCAGTTCCAGGAGCACCAGGAATGCCTCCAG GCATACCTCCGTTAATGCCAGGTGTTCCTCCTCTGATGCCAGGAATGCCACCAGTTATGCCAGGAATGCCACCTGG ATTGCATCATCAGAGAAAATACACCCAGTCATTTTGCGGTGAAAACAT AATGATGCCGATGGGTGGAATGATGCCACCTGGACCGGGAATACCACCTCTGATGCCTGGTATGCCACCAG GTATGCCCCCTCCTGTTCCACGTCCTGGAATTCCTCCAATGACTCAAGCACAGGCTGTTTCAGCGCCAGGTATTCTTAACAGGCCACCTGCACCAACAGCAACAGTTCCAGCTCCACAGCCTCCAGTTACTAAGCCTCTTTTCCCCAGTGCAGGACAG ATGGGGACACCTGTAACAAGCTCAAGTACAGCTTCATCCAATTCAGAAAGTCTGTCTGCGTCTTCTAAAGCTCTGTTTCCTAGCGCAGCACAA GCTCAGGCAGCTGTCCAAGGACCTGTTGGTACAGATTTCAAGCCCTTAAATAGTACCCCTGCAACAACTACAGAACCCCCAAAGCCTACATTCCCTGCATATACACAGTCTACAGCTTCAACCACTAGTACAACAAATAGCACTGCAGCTAAACCAGCAGCTTCAATAACAAGTAAGCCTGCTACACTTACGACGACCAGTGCAACCAGTAAGTTGATCCATCCAGATGAGGATATATCGCTG GAAGAGAGAAGAGCACAGTTACCTAAATATCAACGTAATCTTCCTCGACCAGGACAGGCTCCCATTGGTAATCCACCTGTTGGACCAATTGGAGGTATGATGCCACCACAGCCAGGCATCCCACAGCAACAAGGAATGAGACCCCCGATGCCGCCTCATG gTCAGTATGGTGGTCATCATCAGGGCATGCCAGGTTATCTTCCTGGTGCTATGCCGCCGTATGGGCAGGGACCGCCAATGGTGCCCCCTTACCAAGGTGGGCCTCCTCGACCTCCGATGGGAATGAGACCTCCTGTAATGTCGCAAGGTGGCCGTTACTGA